AAATAAAGAGAATTGAAGAGGTTACCTGCAAGGAATCACCAACATTAATGAAGAAAGAATTCTGATCAGGAGGAATGGAAATCCAATCCCCATCTTTGAGAGAGATTTGGAGGCCCGAAGTGTTATTGGATCTCAGCACAGAAAGGATCTGCGGGTCTGTGTGTTCTCCGAATCCAATCAAATTATTCTTGCCGTTGGATTCCGGGACAGGAGGGTAGTGATTCAGCCGGAAAATCGAGTCGCTCTGGTCATCCATTAGAAGTTTGCTCAGCACATTTCTTGGCTCGATCTTCAGTCCATCAGCCAGCATTTCAAGAATCTCGCAAGCCATTTTCCTCACAGCTGACACATATTCATTCAAAACCCGACTGAAAAAGAAACACATGAAAGAAACTAAGTGTGTTAGAATGTCAGATTTTTATTCAGATTAATCCAAGTTTCAGGGATGGAACGAAAGGTTAAGTATTTCGAAATCGAATTCTAAGTTACCAAGTCTTTCTTGATCATGTTTCATAATTGCTCACCTGAAGTTTTCGGCAGCCTCGCCGAAAATGGATGAGAAATTTCGGCGGCTGGATTCGGTATTGGTCGTTAGGATCAAGTATTCCACCCAACCGAAATCGCCGCTGGAACCAATCACCTTGTTTCCATACTCGAAAAAGTGAGGAGCCACAGCTTTCTGTTTGACAGATAAAGGCAAAGAGAAGAAGTTTACAGCTTTGGCCTCCAAATTCGACATGTATTCGATCGGGACTCCATGGTTGATCACTTTAAAGAATCCGAACTCCTCGCAGGCCTTTACGAGCAGCGTCTTCGAATCGGGTTTCGAGATATCTATCAACGGGACGCCTGTGTACAATGTAGAGCAGTTCTTGTTGATGGAGAACTGTTCCATTGCTGGTTTTTGTTGGATATTAATTTTAGTTTGGATTGATATACTATGGAATTTGTTTGATGAAGAAGAGAGTGTGATATTAGTATAAAGAAGAgctcatatatataattatatgtgtgtgtgtgtgtatatatatatatatgaaaacatGACTTCATAGATTGCCTAATAATAGGAGGTTTTGGGGAGAGGATGACAGGGAAGATGGAGATTCTGTTAGCAAATGTCTTGGTATAATCATTgtagtttttaaaaaaatcaaactgaaatctaaatttcttttttatttattgttttgaaattttttcaatatttatcagtaaatattactttttttaaaaaaaaattataaattaaaacaaaatttcatgtattctacaaaattttaaatgatttcttttaattattgttAATGCGACATCGAAAAATGTTGACACAAATTCGAAAAATACTGAGATGTTCAATGTCACAACAATATTTAGACCAAATGActgaaaaaattaaaagttaatatATCATGATGaagctttgaaaattttataaacaaaAACCAAAAAATGGACAAGTTAGTGAACCAAAAACTAATTTTCCCTTTTATTTATAGTGAACAACTTAGTGGCTTCTTAAACGAGTTGTGTTATGATAAAAAATGTGCTTAAAGTAGGGTAAATAAACACttcaaattttctttaaaaactcGAGCTAACCTTAACAGCTGATggtttgttaatttttttcttaaatgaCAAGAGATAGCTATACCACTCAGAAGATGTTTTTCAAGTGCGGAAATGGTCCGGCGGCTAGAcaagttattatttttatatccagttgaaaaatcttttaaaacaaTGACTagataaacaaatcaaaacaaatAAGAAAAGAGATTAAAGTAAATGACATAATGTTTTTTTATGGAAGTTTGAAGGTAATAATCCTTATATGTCTTTCCTTCTTCCACTAAAGAAGAAATTCATTATATGTCTTTCCTTCTTCCACTAAAGAAGAAATTCACTAAAAGAATGTCATTTATACAACCCTTGTATAAATTTCTTTTTCTCCCGCACAACAAGGCTGAAACTTTTATACCATTGCAATCATCTATGAGGTTAGTTTTCAATGAAAAAAGTGGTATGTCATTTGGACACCCGGTCAAGGAGTTATGCCATTTTTCCCATGGTTGTTGCAAGTTGcaaaaaaattgaaactttTCATATATGTGATAAAAAACGAATTTATAACTAAAAATCAGTTTCAAATACTCTTTCAAGAACAACCTtctttgataccacttgatatgaTCGATTGGGggataatcgttgagctacaatagctcggtttcTGAAACATTGAACACCATTGAATTAAATTGAGTTGGGTTTTCATACCAAGAGGAAGatactcaaaataatcatttgtagaaactgattaaatattttgtaaattatttaaaagatatgcaAGCTGAATGGGTAACAGATGTCAATTAAGACTTGTCCCAAATTGTGTTCTCTATTCAGTAGTTTTTACGGTTTTTCATTCGCATTACCGAGCTGTGAGACATCCACTTTTCAGTTTGGTTAAATTTGGGTCCCAACTTCCAACTTGAGATGGCAACTACtcacttgagtaaatatattagaaacacaataacaagttttttttatcatcaaaatcaagattgattTTGTTTCTCAAACCAACGCCGTTTTTAATACTTTGAAGTACTTATAAATAGcaattgcaataaaatattCTTTTAGCCTCAATTATAGCTAAAGGagcaaatgcaataaaatattcttataccctcaaatatttcatttaggctcTTCGCCTAGACTTATCattcagttgggctcttcaacTATCAATTTAGCTCGTCTGCTAGATTGATCATTCACTTTGGCTCGTCTGATAAACTGGTCATTCAGTTTGGCTCGTCTGCTACAATGGTCATTTAGTTTGTTCTAGTCAGCTAGATAGGTCATTTAGTTTGGCTCGTCTCCTAGACTAATCATTCAGTTTGGTTTTGCAACCATGAGTTGGCCTATATAACATTCGATTTAGGCCAACAGATGTCAAATAAGACTTGTCCCAAATTGTATTTTCTATTCAATATTTTTTAGGATAGGTTGAGTGTGATAAAGTGTTTAAAAgagaggttgaataaacacttaacaattttcacaacttttcgAAGGAtcaatcagtttagtgataaactgaattcgcgAATCTTGTtatcaatgtcaatcagttaacttaataaaagtgtgaaaataactgaaagacagatagaataaaacttaTAAGAAAGAACgcaagatttgtggatgttcggagatttcaaacgctcctacgtcacctcttctatctcgaagatatattcactaaaagactttgatttatacaatgctttctacaaacccacttcagtttagacttaacactgtcaaaactaaaactcttaatttcaatacaatttttatcagtaatCAATTGATGTAATTTTTCAGCACAATAGATCTCTAAAAGATCGAATATTACAATGATAAGTGTTTTTGCTTAAGTTCAAGATACAGCCTGAAAGCTATGGATATGTataataagcgtgagcttttgtaaaacaaagcattgaaagaataAGCGTAGAGTTCTTGAAACTGACTGTATAGCTCGATAATTGGGTAGCTTAGTTATCTTTTTTGACTGCTTCTCAGCTGATATTATATGCTATTATAGGCTTTGATTTCCAACAGTAACATTGAATGCATTTGAAACTTTATATCCGTTGAATAgtcatgtcaacattcttctgacaatcgtacattgtagcttttctgaaatgcggcgttcccgCTGCTCTTGTACAAACTGTCAGTCGTTGGCTGCGTCTTTAATTGATGATGTGTAAAGCTTGATTGATCAGTTGACTCTTTATAGCTGATAGGATTAACTGATTGTTGTGTGATTGATCGGTCTTAACTGATCgttgtgtaactgatcagtctcaactgatcgttcagttgactACACAGTTCAGTTAGCTTTTCTTACTTCAGTTGCCTTGAATTATctacgcattaatcttcagtttggGCAACTATCAGTTTACGAATCTTCAGTTCAGCTATTTTTGGttatcttgatcagttgttcaatcTTTTCACGCTCAATTtatcaaactccgaaattatgatttcaacaatttccctctttttagtttttgacaaaacttagaatttatgaactgatcaaattgaactcttgtagataaaataatcttttatttatgactctttcaatgtacagattcgtacaaagaataaaagaataataTAATCTTCTATTGGCTGACTGAAAATCTGCCaaaactctcaactgaatatAGAGactgtcttctaactgatctggacttcttcatttattggcTCTTTTCTCAGCTGGTCCTTGATCAGTTGGTTGTACATGATCTCTTCTTAGatagctgctgctgctgttcttccccttttttgtcaaaccCATCAACCTTGCTAGATAATGTGCGGACTTCTGAGTTGACCATAGATATAACATTCATCATCTGTTCCTGCATTTGATCAAAGCTCTTGGTCATGCTGGTTTGTATAAAATCCATTCGATTGGTCAGCATGTCCTGAGTCTGGAAAAGGGCTGGAACTGTCACTCTGTCCTTCTTTAATTGATCTTCTGAGATGAATAAATTATTGATGTCTTTGGTGACTTGGTTAAGGCTCTTCAAAGTACTATCCTTGGTAGAATCAATCATTACTGTTTGCAGCAGCTGGGTTGACTTCATATTAGAAATCGTTGAGATAAGAGTGTGCAAACCGGTCTGAATTCCTTCGAGCATGATTTTAGCAGCCATTGGTATCTGAGGAGACAGGGCTTCTGATGATTCTGGTTCTTGCTCCTTGTCTACTTCATTAAAATTACCAAGGCCCTATTTGTTGATTCAGTCAGCCGTAACCATTTCTGGAACAGTATCTTCAACAGATTTCTGAAGGGTCATTTCAGCAGAGGTAGAAGGTTGAGCAGCAGTTGAGCTGGTAGGCTCTTCAGTTACTTTTTCAGCTGACACTTCAGCTGGCTCTTCAGTCGGTTTATCAACTGACATTTCAGTTGTCActggcacttcttcagtttGTTCCGAGTGCAACTGAGCCACTTCAGTTGGTTTTCAGCTGACACTTCAGCTGGCTCTTCAGTTGACActggcacttcttcagtttGTTCAGAATGCAACTGAGCcacttcagtttcagcttgaactacttgttcagtcgtggcagaaaactgaactggttcttcaactTCTTGTAAAACTGCCTCCGTGGCTGATTGTTCAGTTTTGCTCTGGTCTTCAACTAATTCATCAGTTATAACATTCAGCTAGATGTCAGTGGCAACTGATTGTATCACTTCATCGACATTTTCCAGTGACAACTCAGCTTCAAAGTATAGTTGAAGAACTGCTGGAGGAGATTTAGGAGCAAAAGGTGACGGTTGGGCATCTTTGGaagaaaaatcagtttcttGCTCAGATTGTTCAACAACTGCTTCCTTGGATGGCTCTGGCTGATGAGTTGAAAGTTCAGTCTGCTCTTCTGATGATGGACTTTGGGAATTTGTTGGAATAATCAACTgttgtgtaacgtaccgtactttttactacttaaaatttgcggaaaaattaaaaattttcttaaataaaaggcgaaccttcaaaattcgataaaataaactgttcgtccccaaatattgttgcaacaaaagatctcaaatgaagtttactaaaagtaattgtttaaaactcataatcgataacatgaaatcagagtattttggacacttcataaactcttaaaaactgggcggtcctcgggtctagcctcctgctcagtccaagccagctccttggtcctcACCTCCTGTCCCCTtgaatgcatcctcacctgcatcgatcaagtctagtgagtctaaagactcaacacgtataaactggaagtagcgagtaatacgtaataaaatcatatgcaacttcaaaatagaacgtacatacttgaacttgaacgtgcatattaaagcttgaacttacatacatacatagacgtgccataacatgaaacttttcttaaacgtgcttgcatacttgtacatacgtgaacatacataaacttcatcattttgcatagaggcatgtttcaaagcaagtgacccatacataaatacgcctgatcagactaaaccactgtactgggctgacaggaaagatcaactgccacatacatgagatccatgTTCATGCTTTAAGGgttggattggtccccgttcatgttttaacgctttccaatcctgatctaaacccgttcattctttaacggggtggattggtccctgatcatgctttaccactttccaatcccatacataattggtcacaaagCATTTAGCATCCctaaaaaacttgaaatattttctttgcacgtcaaacatacttacttggcattgagggattcgttggatctcgcttggggccgctgcagcacaaactaacatgattttgaaatacttaacttgcataacttagagttaggtactcaagctcaccaccgaagtgaataagtagcttatgacattctagttccctcgggacttgacctcttttaatcatcgtactaactaTTATCttaaaccccaaaacaaaacctgatgtggagtctaatttttttcccaaaatatgaagtacacggaccccgtgcctgggtttgtgtataggtccgtgtaggttcgcaaaagaaatgctcgaaaagaagtaaagacacggaccccgtgctagggtccgtgtaggctcgcaaatttgacacttcaaaggaaacaaaggcacggaccccgtgtcagggtccttcgaagggtccgtgtaggctcggtacGCGTGAAGCAACGAAAATTCATATACTCaaggcttatttctcctaactcgattatcccgaccatgaatcgacaACTCGAGACCCCTCCTAGGATACTATAACCTTGAATCCAAACCCATACGAATACCCCCAAACAACGACATCCAACCTAcgacacaatacaactcaaaaacacgaaaattgacaccaaatcgtttcctacAACTTCTAATGagttcaagtgcctatcgacactaaccggcataccaaataccaacccaacatcatactaaatatacctaaatgcagcaacgatcacccgtcgatcatcaacgaagcctgcaacaataaaacttcaagaacacatcaataacataatttttcagaaaacgcagtttgagcagtctcacaaaaatgatcatatctcactcaatttttatccaaatatttcgaattttatatcaaatcgaaggtatcaaaaagtctacgtttcatatgttgaaagtttttccagaaaagcgaccgaaaaatcatagtatttaaaataacaacaaaaacgtgattttcagatccagaaacgttcaaaatgcgatctaaacaatttctgctcaaactttacacatcacacatgtatttttacgcataaaaacaatgcaacacataatatgactagatcgacatagaaaaaacagaatatacatgccttta
This window of the Primulina tabacum isolate GXHZ01 chromosome 4, ASM2559414v2, whole genome shotgun sequence genome carries:
- the LOC142543241 gene encoding gibberellin 2-beta-dioxygenase 1-like, producing the protein MEQFSINKNCSTLYTGVPLIDISKPDSKTLLVKACEEFGFFKVINHGVPIEYMSNLEAKAVNFFSLPLSVKQKAVAPHFFEYGNKVIGSSGDFGWVEYLILTTNTESSRRNFSSIFGEAAENFSRVLNEYVSAVRKMACEILEMLADGLKIEPRNVLSKLLMDDQSDSIFRLNHYPPVPESNGKNNLIGFGEHTDPQILSVLRSNNTSGLQISLKDGDWISIPPDQNSFFINVGDSLQVMTNGRFKSVRHRVVVNNKKESRVSMIYFGGPPLSEKIAPLPSLMKGEDSSLYKEFTWFEYKRYAFQSRLADNRLGLFEKIVAS